The Herminiimonas arsenitoxidans sequence GTGTCGCCTCGTGCGCCTTCGCTTTCTGCATACGTTGGATTGCTGCCGTTCGCGGGCATTACCGGATAGCCTGCGGCCGAATTCAGTGCGCTATTCTTGCGATAAGAAATTTCACTACCCACATTGAGCGTACCGATGTTCTTGATCATACTGAAGCCGTACAGCTCGGTATCGCGCGCATATACCAGTCGAACTGCAGGGGCCGGTGCCACTTGCGTCATCGCCCATGGCAGTTTTTCGGTGAACTTACGGTAGTACAGCCCTGCGGACCCGGACAGCCAGCTCGGACTCCATCGCATGCTGAGGCCAAAATCGCCGCGTTTACGATCAGGACCTAAATCGGGACCGTTGGGAATATTGAAGCCGCCAGGAAAATTTGCTGCGTAGTCTGAGCGCGAACCGTCGCCAGACGCAAAGAAAGTTCCCCCCGGTACCAATCGATACGGCTTCCAGTCGAATGCATATTGGGCGGCGGCGGAAAGCTCGCTAGTCAGTTGTACTTGCGCCGACAACTGGGTCAATGGCAAGAACAGTTCCTTGGCTTCGGCACCGGGGCTGGTTGCTGCTTTGATGGTGTCGATAGGGCCTTGCGAATAGGCAATGCTGTTTGTGGCTGAATACAGCGATTCGCCCCAATACACATTGTGCTGACCCAGTTTGAACTTGACTGGTGTGCTGGCGATGTCGATGCTGCCGAATACGAAAGCATCGAGGATTTCGCCCGAAGGTCCAGCCACATAACGTTTGGTATAGCCGTTGTAAGTGTTGTCTTTGTAATTGCCGTTGATGCCCTGTGCCGTAAGTGCAGGATTAGGGAAGGAACGTTTGTTGTAAGCGCCATCCCCCCAGAGTGCAGCGCTGACACGGAAGCCGAAATTGTTTTTGTAAACGAAGTCCAATTCGGACAGTACATCGAGACGATTGCTGACCATATCACCGCGGCCGAAACGGCCTTCGGTTTCATCGTAGGCAGGATTGTTGAGGAATGCGGGATTGATCTTGCCCGCACGCCAGCCACCGGTATAGCGGAATGAATTATCCCAGCGCAATTCGACGTCCGGATTATCAGTTTCTATTATGGCGGCCAGCACTGGTGTTGCAATGCTCGCAGCAAAAGCCATCGTGATTGATGATGCCAATATCGTTTTATATCTTTTGCTACTTGTTTTATTTTTTGTTGCCATCTTTTGTCACCTCCTGTTTCGTTGATTTGTCATGCCTGAATCCGAGGTCATGTCGGAAAATGCACGTTCTCCTTTTTGGTTTATGAATGTTGTTGAATGAGTTCCGCTGCGCGCATGGCGATGGCCATTGCCGGGCCGTTGGTGTTGCCCGATATCAGTGTGGGCATGATTGATGTGTCCACCACACGCAATCCCTGTACACCTCTTACGCGTAGTTGCGGATCGACTACTGATGCAGCGTCGGCTCCCATGCGGCAGGTGCCTGCGACATGAAATGCGGTCGAGCCACATTTGAAATAGGCGTCGACAATTTCTTCATCGGATGCATAAGCGGCGCCGGGTATGGTTTCTTCGACTACGTAAGGACGCAAGGCTGGCTGCGTGATGATCTTGCGCATCAGACGCAGTAAATCGGCGGAGTGACGTCGGTCGGTGTCGGTGCTTAGATAATTGACATCAATACTCAGTGGCGCATCTGGCTTGGTGCTGGTGATTGTCACTGAACCCTCGCTGGTGGGCCTGGTGAAATAGGCTGCCCATGTCATGCCATGTTCTTTTTCAAGAACGATCTTGCCGTCGGTAATGGCAATCGAATACATGCCCATGCCGATTTGCGCGTTGGGTCGGTCAAGATCCGGATTGGTTTTCACGAGTGCACAGACTTCATGCGCTGCATGGGTCAGGGGGCCGCGACCACGCGCATAGTAATTAAGGAGATTCTTGGAAAGCCGCATGCCGGAAAATTCAGCATTGAGACTGCCACTCTTCAAGCGTGTCTGCATCATCATCGTCCGATGTTCCAGCATATGGCGGCCTACACCCGGTGAATCCTGCAGAACGCTGATGCCAAGCTTGGCAAGTTCCGCGCCGGGGCCGATGCCGGATAGTTGCAGCAGTTTTGGTGAATGTAGTGCGCCAGCAGCAAGAATTACTTCACGACGAGCACGTATGAAGGACACTTCGCCTGTACTTCTATCGCGGACTTGGACGCCGCTAGTCACGCGATCTTCGAACGTGATGTGCAAGACGTCAGTGCCGGTACGTATGCTCAGATTGGATCTGGATGCTGCAGGTGCAAGAAATGCCTTGGCCGAACTCCAGCGGCGACCACGCCAGATCGTGCGTGGCTGATAGCCGACACCGGTATCACCAGAATTAAGATCGGCGACGCGCGGCACACCGATTTGCTCGGTGGCCTTGATCACCGCTTCGCACAGTGGATCGCCTGGAGGGTGCACAGATATCTTGAGTGGACCGCCGGCACCGCGCCATTCATCCGCGCCCAGTTCATGGTCTTCCATCTCCTTGAAGCATCGCCCAATGTCGCGCCATCCCCAACCGGTGCAGCCAGCAGCTTCCCAGTCATCGTATTCGGATGGCAGGCCGCGCATGTAAACCATCCCGTTGATGGAGCTGGAACCGCCGAGTACGCGGCCCTTGAGCCAGTCTTCTTCGGGGCGTCCTGATCCCTGCGATGCCTTATAACTCCAGAGATGCGGATTGCCGGGCGTCAGCATCATGCCAATCCCGCGTGGCATCTGTATCAGTGGGCTTGTGTCGAGATGGCCGCTTTCAATCAGTAGCACCGATTTGGAGCCATCAACTGAAAGTCGTTCTGCCAGTACGCAGCCGGAAGAGCCGGCGCCGACGACGATATAGTCAAATTCTTTTGTCATTCCGGTTTTCTCATCTTTCTTGTGTCAAGTTGTTGAAGGCCTTTCGTCAAACTCAGCGCGCGTAGCGGATCAGCCAAGCGGATAGGTAATCGATTTATCCAGCATGAATTCATTGAGCCAGGCGGGACCGAATTCGCGACCGATGCCCGAGTGTTTGTAGCCGCCGAATGGTGCCTTCACGAAAAGATCTCCGGTGCCGCCATTGATGGAGACACCACCGGTCCGCAGTCGCAAAGCCATGCGATAGGCGGCAGCGCGGTCAGTTGACATCACTGCGCCGCTAAGACCGAAACGTGAATCGTTGGCCAGTGCAATGGCTTCTTCATCTGTGTCGTAGCCGATTACCACGCCTATCGGACCGAACACTTCTTCCTGTGCGATGGCGGAGCGGTTATCGACGTCGTCGAATAACGTAGGCTCAAAAAAGTAACCGCGCTTGTGTTCAGCAGGACGCTTGCCGCCAACGACTAGACGCGCACCGCCGGCTAGCGCTTTTTCTACATAGCTTTCTGTTTTCTGACGTGCGGCTTCGCGGATGAGCGGACCGACGATGACGGAAGGATCGGCTGGATTACCCATCTTCAAGGTGCTGACGATCTGTTTGACGATTTCGACGAATTGCGCACGGATCGAGTTGTGCACGATATAGCGTGTCAGCAAGGCGCAGCCCTGACCGGCATGCAAGGTAAAGGAGAAGGCAGCAGTTCCAGCCGCTTTCATCAGGTCGGCGTCGGGGCGCACGATCAAGGCAGACTTGCCACCCAATTCCAGATACACGCGCTTTAGAGTCGGTGCAGATTGCGTAAGAATCGCTGCACCTACTTTGTCTGAACCGGTAAAGGTGACCAGATCGACGCGCGGATCGCTGGTCAGCAGAGTGCCGACTTCAGGTCCGCCATTGATGATGTTGAATGTCCCTTTAGGCAGGCCGCTTTCTTCAATGATCTGGCCTAGCAACAAGGCCGAGAACGGTGTGAATTGCGAAGGCTTCAGCACCACGGTATTGCCAGTCAGTAGTGCTGGTACGGACTTCACGACATTCAGAAAGAACGGATAGTTATATGGCGTGATGCCGGCCACCACACCATACGGTTCGCGGATGATGACGCCACCAGCGAAGATGTCGCCGCCAGCGGGATCGAAAGGATTGGGCTTTAGTTCTATCGGCGAAGGTTCTGGTGCGATTCTTTGTGCCAGTTCAATCGCATAGTCGATGGCATCCAGTGCGCCTTGAAATTGCGCGCTTTGCATCAGCATGTAGACTGCGCCGACTTCAGCTGTCAGTAGTGCTTTGATTTCTTCGGAACGGCTGACGATGGCTGCCTTGAACTTGCGGATCACTGCAATGCGTGCGTCCATCGACATACGCGGCCATGGCCCGGTATCGAAGGCATGGCGGGCAGCGGCGATGGCGGCATCGACCTCGACCTTACCGCCGACAGGTGCTTCACCGATAATTTCTTCAGTTGCAGGATTGACGATGGCTTCAAAGCCGACGGAAGGTGAGACCCAAGTGCCGTCTATAAAAAGTTGTTTGATATTGGTAAACGGAATGCTCATTGCTCAATGTCCTCAGGTTGATATTGGGTATCGCCTCATCGGCGACGGTAGGGGCTTGGTGGTTCGGGCTGAAAGAATCAGACGCCGCGCAGCTCGATCAGGTCGACATTCGCTTCGCGCGGCAAATCCAGTACACGTACCAGATAGTCGGCCACGGTCTTTGGCGACATACCAGCGCCGACGGCGGCGGCATGCCCAGAGGCCTGAATGGCAGCTATGAATTTATCCAGCATGCCGGGTGCCCACTTTGCTGCGCTTTCATTGCCTGTCATGGCACCGACACGTAATGCGCTGACGCGGATTTTGTCTTCTCGCAATTCGGTGCGCAGACCTTGGGTTAGGCTTTCCAGTGCAGCCTTGGAGGATGCGTACACGCTCAGATAAGGGAATGGATTGCGCACCGATTCAGACGTGATATTGACGATGTCGCCGTTGCCACGATGGCGCATGAGAGGAATTGCTGAGCGGATGCAGAAAGCGGCGCCGATGACATTGGTAGCAAACGTTGACTGTAATTCGTCGTCGCTGGCGTCTTCTAGTCGAAACGGCGTGTAAATGGCGGCATTGTTGATCAGGATGTCGACGCCGCCGAAAACTTGCGTCACCTTGGCAAACGCAGCACGTACCTGATCCGATTGTGAGATGTCGCAGACTATGGGGAGCGTCTGCTTGCCTATTTCGGCGGCTGTTTTTTCCAGAGTGGACAAAGTGCGTCCAAGGATGGCTACCTGCGCACCTTGCTGTGCAAATCGCAGCGCTATTTCGCGACCCAAGCCAGTTGCTGCGCCTGTGACGACCGCAATTTTCCCTGTCAATGTTCCGACCATTTTTGTCTCCTTTTTTGTTGGTACGCCTTGTTGCGTAATTCCAAAAGGCGGGTTTTATATTTTTATAGCTGCGCTACTTTGATTCAGATAATAACTTAAAAAAATGAAATGTCATCAGTTATTTAAAATATTGCGTAATTATTTTTAATAAAATAAACGCAATATGTTGTTTCCATTTTTAATGTTATTTGCGTTTATTCGCTCTGTTAAGCGGATGTGGAAGAAGTAAGGCTGGTCAAGTACACGGCATGTATTTGCAAGAAATGATGGAGGCGAGGGGCGAAGAGATTTATCCATCAAGGATAAAAAAGCCCTATGCAATCGAGATAAATTTGCATAGGGCAATCACACATTTGAGGACGGCGGCAACAGAAAACTAGCGAACGGGATTACGGCTCACCAGTAAATCTGAGCGCACGCCCCGAGTAGTTGCTTGGAGTAGTACTCAAGCAACGATGCCGCGTGCGAACAGATCATCGATGGCGTCGACCCTCAGACCGAATTCCTCCAGCAGTTCTCGGCTGTGCTGACCTAGCGTCGGTGCGGCGCGCTCGATGCGTGTCTGCATGTCGCTGAAATTCCAGATCGAACCTGTTTGTCTGAGCTTGCCGTAATGCAGATGATCGGTATCGGCGAGCAGCCTCATTTCCAGATTGAGCGGATCGTCAAGGAAGGTTTCACGATTATCGAGTGCGAGCTTGACCGCTTCCGCACCGGCATTGTGTACTTGTGCAATGGCATGCTGAGCCGACATGGATGCAAACCATGTGTCCAGTTCCTTGCCTTCAGCTTGACTATGCAGATGATCTAGCATGCCTGGGCCTTCTGCCACCAACGAGATCCAGCCATCGCTGCATTGATAGATGCGCCGTCCCGGACTCACGCCCAGTTGCATTTCATCGATGCGAGGATAGGGCGTCAGCGTGCCGTCCGGTTTCATCATCGTTTCACCAGTAGTCAATATGGCGGCGCCATAGAGCGATGCATCGACGAACTGGCCGTCGCCAGTTTTATCGCGATGCCTGAGTGCTGCTAGTGTCGCTAGCAGAGAACCCATCGCACAGAGATGATCGAACATGCCATAGCGGAACCAGATCGGCGGATTGCTTGCGCTGCTGCCTTCGATTTCCCAGCCGCTGCCGGATTGAACAGTAGGGTCGAGGCCAGGCCAAGTTTGCCATGGTCCTTCAAGACCGTATGCGCTGACGTGGGAGTAAATGATGTCGGGCTTGATTGTCTTTAGGCTGTCATAGCCGAGGCCGAGTTTGTCGGCGGCCGGCATGCGCAGATTGTGATGAACCACATCAGCCCATGCGACCAGTTTTTCGACGATGGGGCGCGCTGCTGGGTCTTTGATATTCAGAGCAAGTACACGCTTGTCGCGCTGCGCGGACATAAAGGCCCAACTACCCATACGCAAACTATCGCCGTTCACGGGTTCTACCTTGATGATTTCTGCACCCAGATGCGCGAGCATCATCGGTGCCAACGGACCAGCGACAAACATGCCGAAGTCGAGGACCTTCAGTCCTTGTAACGGGTATTGCGGTGGTGTGCCTGCGTTGCTTGGCCAGCTTCTTGATCGAGGCTGCCATTGTGCGAATACCTCTTCTTGATGCTGACCTGGTCGCGGAGCCGGACCTGATACGTGCGGTGTTGGTGAAATACGTAGCGGTGGTCCGGGTTGTCGCACCGGACCATGCTCTGGATCGTTCACTTCGACTACATAAGCGTTGGCAATAGCCTGCTCTTCTGTATAAGCGCTGCCAAAGGACTCTACCGGCATGACCGGGAGATCGGCAGCGCGCATTTCTGCTACCCAGAAATCACGTGGACGCGTTTTGAAGATGAGGGCATTGGCACCACAGTTGGGTGCACTAATGATCTTGGGTCTGCTGGCATTGGCAGCGGCCAGCTCCTCTGGCGACATCGCTTCCAGCGCAGCTTTCATGGTGGGGGCGGAATCGGGCGGCGGGGTATGCGCCTGTAACCATAAGCCGTCAGCGCATTGATAAATGGTAGATCCTGATTCCTTGCGTATCCAGGATTCAGAAGAGCGATCTGGATGTTCGGTGCGAAACCAGTATTGCATCATCGGTACCAGCGCGCCCTGGATCAGACTGGTGCTAACGGCACCCGCGATGCCGCTGCGATCGCGTACCCGCAAGCGTGCCACCAGTCCGTTGGCAGCAAGATAGGCTGCCGTCCAACTACCTAGTGGAAAACGGTAGTACATGGGGCCGCTACGTCGCGCTGGCATATGTTCGTCGAACACGCCCATTTGCGCGAGTACTAATGCATCGTCAACCGATGTTTCTGCTAAAGGATGTCCCGGCGGATAACTGCCAATGGCGCTAACGATTAACTGCGGTGAGAATTTTCTCAGCGTCGCATCGTCTAGCCCTGCTGCAATAGCGCGTTCCGGCGTGTAATCGTGTATCAGTGCATCGGCGCTGGCTAGAAGTTGATTGAAGCTTAGGCGTTGTTCGGCATCGTTGATATCCAGCACCACGCTGCGTTTGCTACGGTTCCATACCGGTGCGCCGGGTATCTGCCGTTTCGGAGATGTACCAGGCGGTTCGACCATAACGACATCGGCGCCGAGTTCGGCAAGCAGTAGGGCGGCAATGCTGCCAGCCATGCCTTGCGAGAGATCAATGATGCGTACATCTGAAAAAATGCCGTCCATATTTTGTCTCCATTATGTTTCTCGATAGATTCTTGTTTTTCTCGACTTTGCTGTTGCGAAACTCTGAAAAAAATAAAAAAACCCCCATGCAAACGAGGAGCCTGCATGGGGAAATCACATCACATCTGAAGAATGGAACGGTGCTACATAATTAATTCAACGTACGCCTGCGAGTAATTCCTTGAGATTGGTGCTCATCACGCGTTGCGTTTGCGCAGCATTGAGGTTGGAAATGTCTTTGAAGAAATCCAGTGGATGCGCCAATCCTTCCGGATGCGGCCAATCGCTACCGAACAGCACCCGTTCAACACCGATCAGGTCGATGACCTTGTCGACCTTGTCTTCATAAAACGGCGCGACATAGACATGCTGACGGAAAGTCTCGATCGGATTGCGTTTGAATGCGTGCGGCATCTTGTGATAAGTCGACTCCATGCGTTGCATGAGCGGTTCCAACCAGGAGGCGCCGTTTTCCAGTGACGCGACACGGATATTCGGGAAGCGATCGAATACGCCGTGGCAGACGAAGGCAGCCAAGGTGTCGGCGATAGGACGACCCATCCAGTCGAGAATTTCACCGAAAGGATCTTTTTCAAAGGGACGGAATTCGCCTTTACCACCAGCGGTCCACCATTGGTTGATCTTGTCGTAACCAGAGTCGGATACGTGCAGGACGACAAAAATCTTTGCTTCGTTGACGCGCGCCCAGAACGGGTCGAATTCTGGAAAGCCCATCGAACGACCGCCCTTGAGCCCGGGGACAGGTGCAGGGCGAATACCGATGACGCGTGCACCTTGTTCCAGCAAGAAATCGAGTTCCTTGCATGCTGCGTCGACATCGGCGAGGTGAATCATTGGCACCGGATAGAGGCGTTGATCTTTGGCGAAGCCAGTTTCCTCTGCTGTCCACATATTGATCGAGTGGAATAGCGCCTGAATGGCATCCGGTTTTTGCGCGAGACGCTCTTCGATTACCGATGCCAGTGTTGGCAGAAACAGGCCTGCATGAATCTTCTGCTCATCCATGACCTTGATGTGTGCGGCACCGTTGTTGAAGGCTGCTTGCGATGCGATCGGCTTGCCGGTGATTTCGCGCAGAGACAGGCCTTCTGGGTTCTGACCGCGGTACCACTTTTCGTGTGAACCAGGAGCGGCGACGACTTCGAAGGTCGGATTCGGGATGTAGTCAGACAGTATGCCGCCGACAGCCAGTTTGGTACGGCCGTTGACTTCTACGTACTGAAATTCTTTTTGATACTTCTTGGGTAGATGCCGGAGGAAGGCTTCTGGTGGTTCGTAGAAATGCCGATCTGCGTCATAGATTGGGTAAGTCACAGCAGTCATTGTGATCCTCATGTAAAAAAGGTCGGGTACTTGCTTTGTTAAAACTAACTATATGTCAGTTATCTGAGAAGGTCAAGAATCTGTCGTGAATAATTAATGTTGAGCTATAACTGACGATATGTTAGTTTATTGAAATTCATTCATGGCCATTCGTGGAAAGGAAGTAATCATGTCTTCAGTCGTTGTAATCACTGGTGCGGCAGGCGCTCTTGGAAAGTCGATCGTAACGTTTTTTCTTGATCGAGGTGCAACCGTCGTGGCCGTAGATATGAATGCCAATGTGCTGCAGACGGCGTATGGCAGTAATCCAAAAGTGAAGACGGTCGCTGTTGATTTGACCAATGCAGACAAGACAGAAGTGGCCTTAAAAGACGCTTTGTCCAGCCTCGGCCCGGCCAATGTCTTGTGCAATATTGCTGGCGGTTTTGATATGGGCCCTGCTGTGCACGAAACCGATGACGCTATGTGGCGGCGTCTGATGGATATGAATGTTGCTACCTTGATCAATGCTTCTCGCGCAGTCGTGCCAGGTATGAAAACCGCAGGGCGCGGCAAGATTGTCAACGTCGCGGCCGCATCTGCAGTCAGTGGCATCGGCGCAATGGGTGCTTATTGCGCATCCAAGAGCGCAGTGGCGCGTCTGACTGAATCGATGGCACAGGAACTTCGTGGTTACGGCATCAACGTCAATGCTGTCGCACCAAGCATTCTCAATACGCCGACCAATCGCGCTGCCATGCCGGATGCAGATACTAATAAATGGGTGGCGTTGGAAGATCTGAGTGCAGTAGTCGGATTCCTTGCATCGGATTATGCGAAGGCAGTCCACGGCGCAGTGCTGCCGGTAGTCGGCTTGAGTTGATGCACAGAATTGAAACGCGTTCCTAACGTAAATAATTCAAACGGAGAAGATGGTCATGGATAAAACAAAGATGCTGGAAGGAAAGTGCGCAGTCATTACTGGCGGTACCAGCGGTATCGGACGTTCAGCAGCATTGGCATTGAAGGCAGCCGGTGCAAAAGTGATTGCAACCGGCGTTTCTGAAAAGGAAGTCAAGGCAGCTCTGGCTGATCCTGCATTCGCCGGTATAGATGCGGCGGTTCTGAACGTTGCGTACGACAAGGACGTCAACGACTTCTTTGCAGGTCTCACACGCATAGATATTTTGATCAATGCTGCAGGGATTGGCGGTCAGGGACCGGGTGAGTTTCAGGCGGAATCATTCGCTAATACCTTGAACATCAATCTGACTGGCACCTTGCGCGCCTGCTCTGCAGCGAAGCCGCTATTGCAGAAGCAGGGTGGTGCGATTGTCAACATTGCTTCCATGATGAGCTTCTTTGGCAGCGCCACTGCGCCCGGCTATTCGGCCAGCAAAGGTGGTGTTGTGCAGTTGACCAAGAGCTTGGCGGTTGCCTGGGCCGAGTTGGGTATTCGCGTCAATGCTGTGGCGCCAGGTTGGATTGATACACCGATGACCAAGCCATTGCAGGACGATCCGGAGCGCAATGCACGCGTGCTGGGACGTTCGCCTATGAAGCGCTGGGGGCGTTCAGAAGAAATTGCTGATGGCATTTTCTTCCTGTGCTCGCCGCTGTCGTCATTCGTCAACGGTGTGGTGCTGCCTATCGATGGTGGTTATCTCGCGGTGGGGATGTAAGCAGAAAATATAAAAGCGGTCGCTTTCTTCCGACCGTTGGCGCTGCTTGTTGTTTGACGGGACGAGCGGGCAAGAAAAACTCAAGATCAGGTAAAAATGACAATGAACACGAGCAGCATCATTGAGAAGTACGGTCCGCGCGAAGCAATGGAATACGACGTTGTTGTGGTTGGTGGTGGTCCGGCTGGTTTATCGGCGGCCATACGCATCAAGCAACTAGCTGCCGAGGCCGGCAAGGAGGTTTCGGTTTGCGTACTGGAAAAAGGCAGCGAAGTTGGTGCACATATTCTCTCCGGTGCGGTGATGGATCCACAAGCAATTACCGAACTGTTCCCTAACTGGAAAGAGCTAGGCGCACCGCTGAATACAGAAGTTACCGAAGATCGCTTTCTTTTTCTGAGCGCCAACAAAGCATACAAGACGCCGTCATGGATGTTGCCAGCTTGTTTTCAGAATCATGGCAACTACATCGTCTCACTGGCCAATGTTGTACGTTGGCTTGGCCAGCAAGCCGAAGCTTTGGGTGTAGAAGTCTTCCCCGGCTTTGCTGCAGCAGAAATTTTGTATAACGATGATGGTTCAGTCAAAGGTGTTGCCACCGGCAATATGGGTGTGGATCGTCATGGAGAACCTACGGCTACTTTTCAATTGGGTATGGAACTGCATGCCAAATACACCTTCTTTGCCGAAGGCGCACGCGGCCATCTTGGCAAACAGTTGATCAGCAAATACAAACTCGATGCCGGCAAAGATCCACAGACCTACGCCATCGGCATCAAGGAAATCTGGGAAATCGATTCGAAGATGCACCGGCCCGGCCTGGTAGTGCATACCGCTGGCTGGCCTTTGGATAGTAAAACTTACGGTGGTTCTTTCTTGTATCACCTGGAAAAAAATCAGGTCGCGGTAGGCTATGTGGTCGGTCTGGCGTATGAAAATCCTTACCTGTCGCCGTACGAAGAATTCCAGCGCTATAAAACTCATCCAGAAATCCGCAAGTTCTTCGAAGGTGGCAAACGTCTCGCTTATGGCGCGCGCGCAATAACGGCTGGTGGTTTGCAATCGTTGCCCAAGTTGACTTTCCCAGGCGGCGCATTGATAGGTTGCGATGCTGGCTTCCTGAATGCGTCGCGTATCAAGGGCAGTCATGCTGCGATCAAGACCGGCATGTTGGCGGCTGAAGCAGTATTTGAAGCACTGAATAATGACCGTCAGTTCGATGAACTGACTGCTTACAGCGCCGCTTTTGAAAAATCTTGGCTGCACGAAGAACTGCACAAGGCACGTAACTTCAAGCCATCGATGAGCAAGGGCTTGGTTACAGGGACGCTTTTGGTTGGTATCGATCAAGTGCTTTGTGGCGGCAAAGCACCGTGGACCTTGCGTCATAAACATGCCGATCATGAATGTCTGAAACCGGCAGCAGATTACACGCCGATCACCTATCCAAAGCCGGATGGCAAGCTAACTTTTGATCGTTTGTCATCGGTGTTCATATCCAATACCAATCACGCCGAAGATCAGCCTATTCACTTAACGCTAAAAGATGCATCGATACCGGTCAGTATCAATCTGGCGAAGTACGCTGGACCCGAGGCGCGTTACTGTCCGGCCGGCGTGTATGAGT is a genomic window containing:
- a CDS encoding DUF1302 domain-containing protein, yielding MATKNKTSSKRYKTILASSITMAFAASIATPVLAAIIETDNPDVELRWDNSFRYTGGWRAGKINPAFLNNPAYDETEGRFGRGDMVSNRLDVLSELDFVYKNNFGFRVSAALWGDGAYNKRSFPNPALTAQGINGNYKDNTYNGYTKRYVAGPSGEILDAFVFGSIDIASTPVKFKLGQHNVYWGESLYSATNSIAYSQGPIDTIKAATSPGAEAKELFLPLTQLSAQVQLTSELSAAAQYAFDWKPYRLVPGGTFFASGDGSRSDYAANFPGGFNIPNGPDLGPDRKRGDFGLSMRWSPSWLSGSAGLYYRKFTEKLPWAMTQVAPAPAVRLVYARDTELYGFSMIKNIGTLNVGSEISYRKNSALNSAAGYPVMPANGSNPTYAESEGARGDTMHALVNVVTLLQRNSLWTGGSVQAEINYSRLLKVTSNPQLYYGEGYASCLGLSKSDGCSTKDAWGMNLGFTPEWPQAMAGWDLSMPTSLGYQIKGNGPALGGGNEGSLSWSIGLTGKYLARHEFSLKYAEARSRYNTDPATGVVTTTNGSNAVQSNHNWIFFTYKTSM
- a CDS encoding GMC family oxidoreductase gives rise to the protein MTKEFDYIVVGAGSSGCVLAERLSVDGSKSVLLIESGHLDTSPLIQMPRGIGMMLTPGNPHLWSYKASQGSGRPEEDWLKGRVLGGSSSINGMVYMRGLPSEYDDWEAAGCTGWGWRDIGRCFKEMEDHELGADEWRGAGGPLKISVHPPGDPLCEAVIKATEQIGVPRVADLNSGDTGVGYQPRTIWRGRRWSSAKAFLAPAASRSNLSIRTGTDVLHITFEDRVTSGVQVRDRSTGEVSFIRARREVILAAGALHSPKLLQLSGIGPGAELAKLGISVLQDSPGVGRHMLEHRTMMMQTRLKSGSLNAEFSGMRLSKNLLNYYARGRGPLTHAAHEVCALVKTNPDLDRPNAQIGMGMYSIAITDGKIVLEKEHGMTWAAYFTRPTSEGSVTITSTKPDAPLSIDVNYLSTDTDRRHSADLLRLMRKIITQPALRPYVVEETIPGAAYASDEEIVDAYFKCGSTAFHVAGTCRMGADAASVVDPQLRVRGVQGLRVVDTSIMPTLISGNTNGPAMAIAMRAAELIQQHS
- a CDS encoding aldehyde dehydrogenase family protein — its product is MSIPFTNIKQLFIDGTWVSPSVGFEAIVNPATEEIIGEAPVGGKVEVDAAIAAARHAFDTGPWPRMSMDARIAVIRKFKAAIVSRSEEIKALLTAEVGAVYMLMQSAQFQGALDAIDYAIELAQRIAPEPSPIELKPNPFDPAGGDIFAGGVIIREPYGVVAGITPYNYPFFLNVVKSVPALLTGNTVVLKPSQFTPFSALLLGQIIEESGLPKGTFNIINGGPEVGTLLTSDPRVDLVTFTGSDKVGAAILTQSAPTLKRVYLELGGKSALIVRPDADLMKAAGTAAFSFTLHAGQGCALLTRYIVHNSIRAQFVEIVKQIVSTLKMGNPADPSVIVGPLIREAARQKTESYVEKALAGGARLVVGGKRPAEHKRGYFFEPTLFDDVDNRSAIAQEEVFGPIGVVIGYDTDEEAIALANDSRFGLSGAVMSTDRAAAYRMALRLRTGGVSINGGTGDLFVKAPFGGYKHSGIGREFGPAWLNEFMLDKSITYPLG
- a CDS encoding SDR family oxidoreductase, whose translation is MVGTLTGKIAVVTGAATGLGREIALRFAQQGAQVAILGRTLSTLEKTAAEIGKQTLPIVCDISQSDQVRAAFAKVTQVFGGVDILINNAAIYTPFRLEDASDDELQSTFATNVIGAAFCIRSAIPLMRHRGNGDIVNITSESVRNPFPYLSVYASSKAALESLTQGLRTELREDKIRVSALRVGAMTGNESAAKWAPGMLDKFIAAIQASGHAAAVGAGMSPKTVADYLVRVLDLPREANVDLIELRGV
- a CDS encoding CoA transferase is translated as MDGIFSDVRIIDLSQGMAGSIAALLLAELGADVVMVEPPGTSPKRQIPGAPVWNRSKRSVVLDINDAEQRLSFNQLLASADALIHDYTPERAIAAGLDDATLRKFSPQLIVSAIGSYPPGHPLAETSVDDALVLAQMGVFDEHMPARRSGPMYYRFPLGSWTAAYLAANGLVARLRVRDRSGIAGAVSTSLIQGALVPMMQYWFRTEHPDRSSESWIRKESGSTIYQCADGLWLQAHTPPPDSAPTMKAALEAMSPEELAAANASRPKIISAPNCGANALIFKTRPRDFWVAEMRAADLPVMPVESFGSAYTEEQAIANAYVVEVNDPEHGPVRQPGPPLRISPTPHVSGPAPRPGQHQEEVFAQWQPRSRSWPSNAGTPPQYPLQGLKVLDFGMFVAGPLAPMMLAHLGAEIIKVEPVNGDSLRMGSWAFMSAQRDKRVLALNIKDPAARPIVEKLVAWADVVHHNLRMPAADKLGLGYDSLKTIKPDIIYSHVSAYGLEGPWQTWPGLDPTVQSGSGWEIEGSSASNPPIWFRYGMFDHLCAMGSLLATLAALRHRDKTGDGQFVDASLYGAAILTTGETMMKPDGTLTPYPRIDEMQLGVSPGRRIYQCSDGWISLVAEGPGMLDHLHSQAEGKELDTWFASMSAQHAIAQVHNAGAEAVKLALDNRETFLDDPLNLEMRLLADTDHLHYGKLRQTGSIWNFSDMQTRIERAAPTLGQHSRELLEEFGLRVDAIDDLFARGIVA
- a CDS encoding amidohydrolase family protein, which translates into the protein MTAVTYPIYDADRHFYEPPEAFLRHLPKKYQKEFQYVEVNGRTKLAVGGILSDYIPNPTFEVVAAPGSHEKWYRGQNPEGLSLREITGKPIASQAAFNNGAAHIKVMDEQKIHAGLFLPTLASVIEERLAQKPDAIQALFHSINMWTAEETGFAKDQRLYPVPMIHLADVDAACKELDFLLEQGARVIGIRPAPVPGLKGGRSMGFPEFDPFWARVNEAKIFVVLHVSDSGYDKINQWWTAGGKGEFRPFEKDPFGEILDWMGRPIADTLAAFVCHGVFDRFPNIRVASLENGASWLEPLMQRMESTYHKMPHAFKRNPIETFRQHVYVAPFYEDKVDKVIDLIGVERVLFGSDWPHPEGLAHPLDFFKDISNLNAAQTQRVMSTNLKELLAGVR